ACCAGGCGGCTCACGGCCCCGCGTATAACACCATGATCGTCGCAGCTCCTTCGAACAACGGCGTTGTGGCGTCCGGCCTGCCCGTCGTCGCCGGTACCATTGGCGCCGGCAATTCCGGCATAGCTACCGTCAAGTTCAGCGTTCCCGTGACCGTGGGTTCGTTCACGACCAACGTCTACGCGACGGCGACCGATGTGCCTGACGCTACCGCCGCCTACGGCGCCGGCATGGAATGGTACGGCACTTACAACTATCCCGGGCCTGCGGGACCTTAAGGAGTGATGGGAATTGTCTGATACAGAACTCATAGCTTACGAGAAGCCGGTGCTCGCGAGCCTGGGCAACGTGAAGGAACTCACCTTCGAATGCCCGGCCTGGCAGTGCAGCGTGACGGTTCCGCCGCCGCCGGCCCCGTAAGGAAAAAAGAACGCGTAAGCAGCAGTACACAGCAACAAAACATATGCAGCAGGCCACGGCTGCATGAAGAGGAATCCAGGGACGCGCCCGAAGGGCGCGTCCCTGGCCGTTCCGCACCAGGTTTTTATTTCCCGCCTTTGCGGAAAACATAGTTGACGCCGGGCCAATCCGACCTGAAGGTATATAATCTATGGATCCGGCAGGAACCTATCTGAAACTTCCTGAGAGGAAATCTGTCTGTAAAATATAGAGTCTGATAGAATTGCACAAATCTCACCGGAGGGCATGAATGTCTGAAAAATACGACGTGATTATCATCGGCGCCGGGCCGGCCGGCCTCACTGCCGGGCTATACACCGGGCGCGCGCGCCTGAAAACGCTGATCCTCGAGAAGGCGACCGCTGGCGGCCAGGCCGCCACCACCGACATGATCGAGAACTATCCCGGCTTCCCTGAAGGCGTGGGGGGCTTCCAGCTAACGGAGCTGATGAAGCAGCAGGCGCTCGAGTTCGGCGCCGAGATCAGGGAGATCGCCCCGGTGGCGACGATCGAGATCGATGGCGATGACCGCATCGTCAAGACCGAGGACGAGTCATTCGTCGCCGCAACAGTAATCATCGCCACCGGCTCCGAGCCGCGGGCGCTCGGCATTCCCGGCGAGGACGAGCTGCGCGGGCGGGGCGTCTCTTATTGCGCCACCTGCGACGGCGCCTTTTACCGCGACAAGGTAGTGGCCGTGATCGGCGGCGGCAATGCCGCGGTCGAGGAGGCCATGTTTCTCACCAGGTTCGCCAGCAAGGTCTACATCGTGCACCGACGCTCCGAGCTGCGCGCCGACAAGATCCTGCAGGAGCGCGCGCTGAAAAATGAAAAGATCAATTTCGTCTGGGATGCACATCTCAGGAAGGTCCTGGGCACCGGCAAGGTCGAGGAGATCGTCGTCGAGAACAAGAACAACCACGAGCGCACGAGCATCCAGGTCGACGGCGTCTTCTTCTACATAGGCACAACCCCCAACACGGTTTTCTGTGAGGGCGTCATCGACATGGACAGCCGCGACTTCATCTTTACCGACGAGAACCTTCAAACCAACGTGCCGGGCATCTTCGCCGCCGGCGATTGCCGCGCCAATCTGGTCAAGCAGGTGGCGGTGGCAGTGGGTGAAGGCGCGCTTGCCGCCGTCGAGGTCTCGCGCTACATCGAGGAGATCTAGGCAGGCCTGGATTCAGGTCATCCAGGCGGCTGCCGGTGGAATTTCAGCTGCTAGTTACAATTACCGCTCTCTAGGCTATAATAGCGCCCAAAGTTTTTGGCTTACCCACCCCAAGGAGGAAGAGTGAGCGACAACGTCACCGAAGTAACCGATGCCACTTTCGAAGCCGACGTCCTGCAGTCCGCAACGCCGGTTCTGGTAGATTTCTGGGCCCCCTGGTGCGGCCCCTGCCGGACCATGGCCCCCATCCTCGACGAGATCGCCGACGAGCAGAACGGCAAGGTCCTGGTAAAGAAACTCAACGTCGACAACAACCAGGCGACCGCCAGCAAGTACGACGTCCTGAGCATTCCCACGCTCTTCCTCTTCGATGGCGGCGAGATCAGGAAGAAGCTCATCGGCGCTTTGCCCAAGAAGAAGCTGCTCGAAGAGATCGGCCCCTGGATCGATTCCTGATGCCTTTCATCGAAGTAAAACTTTATGAAGGCCGAAGCCAGGAACAGAAGCAGGCCCTGGTTGACAAGATTACCGAGGCGTTCGTCGACATCGCCGGCACTCCCAAATCACATGTCTGGATAGTCTTCCGCGACGTCCCCAAAGACCAGTGGGCCATGGATGGGGAGCTGCAGGGCTAGAGACTGCCCGGCGAGGACGGGCCTGGGCCGCCCCGTCAGGGCCACGGGCCGCCCCGTCAGGGGCAGACCTGCGCGGCCTCTTCCAGTTGCACCTCCTGCGGGATCTCGTCCGCGTATCGTTGCCACATCATCCTCATGTCTTTCTGCCCGGCGGGCAGGCCTTCGATCGGTCCCAGGTTCTCGAAGCCGATATCGAGCACCAGCTTTGCGTCCCAGGGGAAACCGCTCGAGGAAATCGTCATTACCCTGACCGGCACGCCCAGGCTCAGTGTCTTCCCGTGGCAGGTCAGGCTGCCGTAACCGTAGGCGATGAAGCCGGCCCGGGCGCCGGATAGCCACGGTGAGTCGCCGGCGCCCGTCCGGGAGCCGGCCGCGGCTGCGCCGTCCGTGCCGTCAGCAGGCCGGTCGATACCGACGCCGTCCCAGGTCTGGTGGAGCCCAAGTGGGTCGGAAGCCATCGCCTGATCGACTTTTAGGCGGTACTCATTGCCGCCCACGCTGATGAGGGCGTCGATTTGAAGGGTGTCGCTGCTGGTGGAAAGGTTTCCCTCGATCTCAGACGCCTTGACCACGATCGACCCCCGGCCCAGGAGGAAAGAATCGATATCGTTTTCCGCCATTGAACCGGCAAGCACGTTGCCGTCGGCCGCCAGGTTGATCTCATGCACTCCGGCGGAGTAGCCGGTTCCAGGCAGGCTGCCATTGAATAAAAATGTCGCGAAGACGATCAGGACGGCGGCGAGAAAGATTCCCGGGAAGGCTCTGCGGACGTGTTTCATGCCGTCAATCCCCGCCACTGACTTTGAAATAGAAGTAATCGGTCCCTCCATACATGCCGTCCCGGGCCGCCTGGACGAAATATTCGCCCGGTTCAAGCTGCGACTCGGGGATCAGCTCCAGCGTCTTTTCCTCGTTGGTGTTTTTCTCCAGCGGCAGGGAAGCGCCGCCATCCCATCTATACAAATTATAGGAATCGAGATCGTCGAGCTGACGGTATTTGAGATAGATGTGCGATGCGGGCGTTGCCGTCAGGGCGTCTGCCGGGAATTCCTGCAGGTTGGCGGCATAGGGAAAGAGTTTGTAGATGCTGTCAGCAACGTTGACATAAGTGCCGACCCGTTCCCCAGCGAGCTCCGGGATCGTCACCGGCTGGGGATTGGGCAGAGTCATCAGGATCAGCGGCAGGAAGCCCAGCAGGGCAAAGCCAATACCCACACCCGAACCGATTGCCAGTTTCTTCCCCAGCCTCATGCGTCATTCCTCCGGCATAAGATCGGGGGGTCTTCTCCGTGAAGCGCGAAACTGACTGACCGCCAGGCTGCCGGCGGATAGCAGCGCCACCCCGGGCAGATACTGCACGGGAACGAAGGGGCTCGGCAGCAGCGGCTGCGCCATCGACAGGTACAGCGGGAAGATCGCCCAGACAAAGATCGGGACCGTGCTCATCAGGACGATTCCCGCCAGGATCCTGCCGGATATCATCCAGCCCATTCCGGGGAAGCCGCAGAGAGCCGTGAAAAACTCGATGCCCACGCGCGCGGGCGCGTTGAACAGGGCCAGGTCCCGGTTTATCGGGCCTTCGTACCGGTCTATCCGTTGCCGCAGCGTCATCCTGCCCTGCGTAGGCCGCGCCGCCCTTTGCGCCTTTCCGGCGGTCTTGAGCGACCGCACGGTCAGGTATATGCCGATCAGCGTTACCGCGATCAGCAGGCCGGTGATGAGGTAAATGATCAGGATGACCATCTGGACTTCTCCGCCCCTAGCGAATACCGGGCTCAAGCCAGAAGACGATCAGCATCCAGGTGAGATCGATAACGCCGATGGCGATCAGCAGGAGCCAGTCGTAAAACTGGTTGCGCCCGGACCAGCGCTCGTCTTCCCGCTCGTAATCCTGTTCGAGCGCGTCTGGAAAGACGTTTTCGCTCCGGTTGCCGGGTGAAGGCTGTTGTCCTGGTTCTGTGCTCATCTGGTTCCTAACGTTTGTGGCTTATCTCTTGTCCGAATCTTGTCAGTCCTTGTATCTCCCCTAAGCTCAGGAATAGTCGCGCACCAGCGTCACGACGATATCGTCCTCGTCCACCCCTTCCGACCGCAGCATCTCGTCAGCCGGATACCCATGTTCCATCCAGGCGACCATCGTTTCCCGATATGTCCAGATGGTGATGAATATGGCGTAGACGTGCTCGCCGGCCCGGGTAGCAAACACTTCGGTGCGATGCATGTCGTGCAATCCCTGAAGATGACCCTTCAGCGACATCCATGACAGGAAGACCGCGTCCCAAAGATCGATGGGAATCGATGCGTGGACCACATATCCGTACGGCGCCGCGTCATAATCCTTGTAGCGGGAGCCGCCCAGCCCCTGCTTCAGTACCATCTGTGTCTCTTCATCCCGGATTTCCGGCCACCTCATCAAATCGCCCATGGTTGCCTCCTGCCGCCTAGTAGATCTGCCCGAAAATGAGGTTGGTCGCGCCGTAGTAAAGAACGAAGGCGCCAACGACCGTAAAAACGGCATAGTTGAAATTGTCGGTCCGGCCGCCCCTCTCGGTAACGTAGCCGTTGTAAGACTCGACCGGATAAAGGTCCGCCACTCTGTGCTTGGCGAACCAGACGTAAGTAAAGAAATAAAAGACGATCAGAAAAACGCCCAGCGAACCGTAGAAGGCCGTGAACTGCCCGGGGGAGAACAGATAATTTTCCTTTATGGTGCCGAACTGCCAGGTCTGCAGGTATGAATAGTAGTCCTTGACCGACTGGTCGTCGGAACCGGTTGGCACGTTTCCATGATCCTGGTAGTCAGTGAAATACGGTATTTTTGTGCGGGCGTGATACTCGTATACAAGGAAGAGGCCGATTATCACGTAAAGCACGGCTGTGCTGACATACAGCCACTTCATGTGGGGTGACCTGTTTATGTCCCTGGTCGCGCGTTCCATTTCAGTCCCCCTCGCTCCAGTAATCCCTTTCGCCTTCCATGAGGGGCAGGTGCCGCAGCTCTTCGCTTTCCTCGAATGATCCCCGCAGGAAAGCAACCACGATCGCGACCATGAAGGGAACGGTAAGCAAAGACGTTGTCAGCATCATCCATTCCAGGATTTGCATGTCAATCACTCCTCAACGGTGATCGTGCCCCTGAGATATTTGTGGACTTCGCAGTGATAAGGGAATTGCCCGGCTGTATCGAACTGGCGGTCGAAGCTCTGCCCGGGGTTTAGCGGCTGCGAATCCCAGGCGGCCGGCGGGTTGTCCTGTCCGGCCTGGAAATCGTCAGAAGTCGCTGTATGGGCCGTCTGGTCGTTGTTGGTCCAGCGTACGGTGTCGCCCCTCTTGATGGTGAGGTCGGCGGGATTGTACTGCAGGTTCTGGATTGTCACCTCGGTGACGCCGGCGGGCGTGCCGCAGCCCGTTGACCAGTGTCCGAACACGAACAATGCCGTGGCCACCAGAAGCGCTATCCTTATCAACTGCCTGCTTTGTGGATTCACAGTCGGCTCCTTCTCCTTATCTGAGCTCTTCAGTCAGATCTGGCAGCGCTTCCCTCTGATCGTGTGACGGCACCGGATCGCCGCCGCTGTCCATGTAGTTCTGCCAGCCCTGATCGAGCATGTCCCGATAGATGGCCTCGATGTCCTTGGCGGCCTGGTCGAGCGATACCAACCCGTAACCGGGGACCACGAAACTGTCGCTGGCGTTGAGACCGGCCAGCACCCTTCTGGCCTCGAGCGCGAACGGGTCGGTGGGCGGCGCGTTCCCGGTCAGCTCCTTGTTCTGACCGATCGCGTGCCTGGCGATGTAACCGCTCAAGGTATCGGGCGGTTTCCACTGGATGTACATGTCCGGGGTCAGTTCCCTGTCTCCCTGCAGTCCGCCGTTGGGAATAGTCTTGAGGAACAGCACGACCTTCCAGATGTCGTCGACTCGCAGCCGCGTGCCAAAGTTTTCCATACCGCTGCCGGGTATGCCGCGCAGAATCCGGTAATAGAGCACACCTGGAGCCGTGTCGTTGGCGCCACCGGCGTCATCGGGACTGGTGAAATCGATAGGTGTCGGCCGCAGGAACTTGGCGGCGTTGCTGACGGCGGCGCCGCCCTGACCGTGGCAGCCGATGCAATTTTCCTGGAAGATCATGCGTCCCCGGTTGAGGTTGTCAGTGGTCACGGGCAAGGGGTTGCTTGTCAGCCAATAGCCGCGGTCGACGATGTTGAGGTTGACCGGATCCGGCCAGGCGAGGCCGTCGTAATCGCCGTCGGGAGGGCTAGGCGCGTTGGCGGCGGCATTGGCGACGTCCGCCAGCGACATCTGCATGGCTGTATATCCCGTCGGCGGTTCGGGAACATTGCCGGCCGCCAGCAGGACCTTCTTCATGTATTCCTGGCCGGCCATCCGGATGAGGCCCGACTTGCCGCTGCGGGTGTCAACAAAATTGGAGAGATCCTCGACGTCCTGATCGCTCAGGAAGGCAAATGAGGGCATGATCGATATCGGGTTGACGAAGCGCGGATCATTGAAGTGGGCCCGTTCCCAGTCGATTGGATGCTGACCGCTCTCGTTGCTCAAGTCGGGGCCTATGCGCGCGGTGCCAAACAGGTTCGGCGAGGTGTCGCTGGTAGCGTAATCACCTGGCAGAGAAATCCGCGAATAGAGATAATACAGTCCCTGCTGGACATCCTGCGGCCGTGTAAAACCGCTATGGCAATAAAGGCAACCGTTGGCGACGAAGATCGCCCGTCCCCGCTCGGCAGAGGCGCTAATCGGCGCCCACTCATTCGAAACCGGCGGATTGAAAAAGAACATCTGGAAGAAGGCGCCCATCATCGTGGGGATGGCGAAGGCAAACAGGCCTCCAACAAGCACCATCCAGGGCGTCATCAGCATCTTCTTCTGTGGATGAGAGGCCCATTCCCGCGGGAATTTCCGGAACGGCGGCATCCAGTTCCTCTTGTCCGCCATGCTCAGGCACCTCCCCCGGAAAGCACCTCACCGGCGACCGAAAGGTTGTCCTTTGCCGAGCGGCGGTTGATGGCCTTGTCGGTGTCGACGGTGTACGTCAGGACGATGTTGATCACCTGCAGCCAGGCGGATGCGTAGATCATGCCGCCGGCGACGGCGCGGACGATGTTCCAGAGCTTGAGCTGCGGCAGCACCTGCACCTCGCTGATCCCGTCGAGCCAGTTTTGCCCCTGCACGAATCCGGCGATGGTGAGGCTGGTGAAAAACAGCAGAAAACCAAAGGTGACCAGCCAGAACTGCCATTCGGCCATGGCCCGGGAATACGGAGGCTTGTTAAAGATGTGCGGCAGCATGTAGTAGATGACGCCCATTCCCAGGATGGTGAAACCTCCCAGCAGCGCCAGGTGCGCGTGGCCAATGGTGAAATATGTGAAATGCGTCAGCCGGTTGAAAGGCTGGATGGCCTGCAGGGCCCCCTGCACGTTCACGAGGACGTAGAAGACGAATCCGGTCATGACAAAGCGCAGGGGCAGGCTGGTAAAGAAGCGGTCCCACTGTCCGCGCATGGTCAGGAAGATGTTGGTGAAGAAGGCGAAGACCGGGATCAGGATGGCGACGCTGTTCACCGAGGCAATGGTCTTCAGCCAGCCGGGAGTGGGGCTCTGCAGGATATGATGGTCGCCTACGGTCGAGTAGGCGAAAAGCAGTCCCCAGAAAGAGATCAGGGAAAGCGTGTGGCTGTAGAGCGGCGTGTTGGTGATGCGGGGAACGAAGTAATAGGTTACAGCGATAAGAACCGGTGTCAACCACAGCCCGAAGAGGTTGTGGTTGCCCCACCAGTTGATCATGGCGTCATGTACTCCCAGCGGCAGGTTCCCGGAAGGGTTTCCCCAGAGATTTCCCGGGCGCCACATGACGTTCTCGATGAAGATGGAGATCGCGACAACAGTCGGCGCCGCCACCGCCCACCACATACTGACGTACAAGGGGCGCACCCGCCGCATATTGATGGTCATTATGATATTGAACACGTTGAGCAGGAAGATGGCCACGACCGCCACGTCGACTACCCAGGGAAATTCCGCGTACTCGCGTCCCTGGCTGGCGCCGGTGAGAAGCGCATAGAATCCCACGAAAAGCGCGAAGTTGTAGATCCAGGCGCTGGCGATCGCCAACGGCTCGCTCCACAGCGCCCTGGTCCCCAGCAGGCGTGGCGAGAAGTAGAAGATGGCGCCGAAATACATCATGGTCAGCCAGGCAAAGATGACTCCTTCGACGTGGCAGGGGCGAACCCGGCTGAAGACGAGCCAGCTGACGCCGGCGAAAGTCTCGGGAAGAACGAGCTCGGTGGCAAGGATGAGCCCAAACGAGGTGACGACCACAAACCAGAAAACGCTGCTCACGAGCCAATGCCTGGCGGCGCGGTCCTCATGCTCGTAGATGTTGTCCCCCATACCCGTGATCCGCTCCTGGCCGGAGCCGAATCTTCGCTTCATCTCACCCGGTGTTCTTGCGCCCCCTGTTCCGTTGCTGCCAGTGTTTCGCACTTTCCCGGCTTGTTCATCACGAGCCATATAAACCTCATTTCATAAACAAGGTCTGAGGATTGATTATCTCAATCGTGCTCTAAATCCTTTCCAGAAGTTTTGTTTTTAAACACGTTGAGGTGATTCTTTACAGCAGCGGGAAATATGATGAATATGGTCGGACAACGAGGATTAAATGCGCAGAATCAGGCGAAAACTATTCGGGCGATGCTCTGCCGCCGGGATGCCAGCCGGTGAGTTTCATGCCGGCCGCCAGGATGGCGACGCACGCCGCTGCGATTCCCATCGATTCCGCCATGACTTCAGCTGAAGGGAATTCAAAGGCGAGGAAGTCCCTGATCAGCGGCGTGGCGGCGGCGATGACCAGCCCGGCGATCATCGCCAGGATCAGAACGTAGCGCCAGAAAGTCAAAGGCCGCGCCAGCATTGCCAGCACGCACAGGCCCATGACGGTCAGGGTGATGGTAGCCGCAGTCCTCGACTGTTCGAGATCGGCGCCCACCGATCTGGAGAGGGCGTAGGCGGCAAGAGTGCCGGCGGCCAGCAGGGCCCCGGCGGGGATCGTGAAGTGCAGCACCCTGCCGATGAATCCGGGCCGGTAGCGCTCCTTGCTTGGGGCCAGAGCCAGGAAGAAAGCGGGAATGCCGATGGTGATGGCGCCAACCAGGGTGAGATGCCTGGGCAGGAAGGGATATGGCCAGCCGAGAATGGCGATGGCAACCGTCAGCAGGGTCGCATAGCAGGTCTTGGTGACAAACAGGTAGGCAACTCTCTCGATATTTGCTATAACTCGCCGGCCCTCGGCAACAACTCCCGGAAGCTTTGCGAAATGTCCGTCGAGGAGGATGAGTTCGGCAACGGCTTTTGTCGGCGCCGCCGCCCCGGTTCCCACGGCGATGCCGATGTCGGCTTCCTTGATCGCCAGTGTGTCGTTGACGCCGTCGCCGCTCATGGCCACCACATGGCCGCCGGCCTGCAACGCTTTGACCATGGATAATTTCTGTTGTGCAGTGACCCTGCCGAAGATCGAATGTTCCTCCATGACCTTTGCCAGACCGTCCGGAGCCTCGGGCAGGTTGCGTCCGTCGACGGGCCCGGCCATGGCGTCGACCTCGGCGCGGGCGGCAACCGCGGCCACCGTCTCGACGTTGTCTCCTGAAATAATCTTGACGGCGACGCCCTCCTGCCTGAAATAATCGATCGTCTCAGCGGCGTCGCCCCGGATCTTCTCCTCGAGAACGACCATGGCCGCCGCTTTGAGCCCCTCAGGCAGCTGCTCTTCGGCGGCATCTCCTTCATTCGAAGCGAGCAGCAGCACACGTTTGCCAGTCTGCGCAAGCTCGCTGACGCGCCCGCCGAATGAGGAAGTCCCGCCGGCGCCGGCAAGACGGTCCGACAGGATCTCGGGGGCACCGAGGTACCAGGAGCGGCCGCCGATCGTGGCCGAGCTCCATTTGCGCTCTGATGAAAAAGGAACCCGGCTGCTTACGGCCGATTCTTCGTTGCCGTGCGCCGGGAAGGCCGCGGCGATCGCGTCGGAGGTGGAATTTTGTGAAGCGGGGTCGGCCGCCAGCGCCGCCAGGGCCTTTTCGATCACAGCCTGACTTTCCGGACCGCTTTGGTTGCCGCCTTCGATCAGCTCCAGGCTGTTGAAATGCAGACCCGGCTCGGTCAGCGTCCCGGTTTTGTCGAAGCACGCTGTGTCCACCCGCGCCAGTCCCTCGACGGCCGGCAGCTCCTGCACGAGCACCTTGCGCTTCCCCAGGACCACCACCGCGACCGCGAAGGCGACGCTCGTCAGCAGCACGAGCCCCTCGGGGACCATGCCGACCATGGCGGCGACCGAGCCGGCCACGGATTCACTGAAACTGCTCAGTCCGGCCTCGCGCCAGAAGAGCACCAGGCCAGCGGGTATCATGATCCAGGTCACGCCCGCGAGGATCTTGTTGATGCCGGTGCGGAGTTCGGAATGCACGAGCTTGAAGCGCCGCGCCTCGGACGTCAGCTTGCGCGCGAAGGAGTCATTACCTACCGCGGTGGCCCGGTAGACGCCCGATCCGGATACCGTGAAGCTGCCGGAAAGCAGGCTGTCTCCCTGTCCCTTCCTGATCGGCTCCGATTCGCCGGTGAGCAGCGATTCATCGATCTCCAGCCAGCTGGACTCAAGCAGCTCACCATCGGCTACAACCTGATCGCCTCGCTGCAATTCCAGGATGTCGTCGAGGACGACGCCGTCGATGTCGATCTCCTGGAGCTTGCCGTCACGGATGACCCGCGCCTTGGATGCGCTCAGAACAGAAAGCCGGTCGAGTGTGATCTTTGCCCTGAGCTCCTGCACGATACCGATCAGCATGTTGCCGAAGAGCACCAGGCCGAACAGGGCGTCTCGCAGGGAGCCGAACGCCAGGATGAGAACCAGCAGGGTGCCGAGGATGGCGTTGAACAGGGTGAGGGTGTTTTCCCTGAGGATGGCGGCTATCGAGCGGCTAGGATGCTCGGGAGCCGAATTTATCTGTCCCCGGTCGATCCTTTGCTTTACTTCTCCGGCTGAAAGGCCTGGCAATGAGTCAGAGGGACACATCGGTCAACCGCTAGGCTAGCCGGTCTCTTCGATGGACAGGATCAGGGGGAACCGGCCGACCTTGGCGTAGTTGACACGGTAGACACAGCCGTCTTTCAGGACCGCCGCCCATTCATCCAGCAGGTGCATCTCGAAAGCCCCGATCTTCAGTTCCCAGTAATAGTTCGGGCCGTAGCGGCTATTGCTGGATTTCTGCTTCAGCGAGGCGCGGCCTTCCGCAATCTTCAGTTTGGCGTTCTCATATTGCCGCCGCTGTTTCTTGGTAACGAAGTAATAACCGACCATGATCAGGACCGGAATCGGGATGACTATCGCCAGTACCACCAGCGCCGAAGTATCGCCGAAAAAAGCCTTGCGCGAGCTCTCGTTCGAGAGGACGAAAGCAAGGAAGGCGCCGAAGGCGATCAACACAAAGACCATCATGAACTTGATGCCGAAACGGGAATAGCCCGTGAGCCTCTTGCCCATGCCCTTGAGCATGTCCCGCTGGCTCTGTGAAATCAGGCCGTCATTGTTCGCCTGCAAGTCTTTCGCGGTGAAGTTGAACGCCTCCATCAGGTCCTGAAAGGGCTCATCTTCTGTCGCGGGTTGGTTGGACTTGCCCCGGGTAGCCATCAGCGCCTAATCCAGCAATCCGCTGCCGGCAAGCAGCTCGGCGATCTGGACGGCATTAGTGGCGGCGCCCTTACGGAGGTTGTCACTTACCACCCAGAGGTTGAGTGAATCTTCGCCGGAATCGTCCTGGCGGATCCTGCCGACATAGACTTCGTCAGTGCCCTCAGCTCTCAGCGGCATCGGGTATTCATTTTCAGCAGGATCGTCGACGAGGATGACTCCCGGAGCCGAGAGCAGCAGGCGCCGCACCTCCTCGACACTGATGGGACGTATCGTCTGGATGTTGACCGCCTCGCTGTGCGCGCTGAAAACAGGTACACGCACGCATGTGGCGGTCATGCGGATATCCTGGTCGCCAAAGATCTTCCGGGTCTCGTTGACCATCTTCACTTCCTCATTGGTGTAGCCGTTGTCGTGGAAGTGCTCGATATGCGGGATCACGTTGAAGGCTATCTGATGCGGATAGACGTTCACCTCGACCTCGCCCGACTCGAGCACGGCCTCGGACTGGCTGAAGAGTTCCTCGATGGCCTTGTTGCCGGTTCCGGACACCGACTGGAAAGTGGTCACTATGATGCGCTCGATGCCGACTGCGTCAAAGATCGGCTTGAGCGCCACCACCATCTGGATGGTGGAGCAGTTGGGATTGGCGATGATGCCTTCATGCCACTTGATGTCCCCGGGGTTGACCTCGGGAACGATCAGCGGCACGTTGGGTTCCTGGCGGAAGGCGCTGGAGTTGTCGATAACCACGGCGCCCGCCGCCACCGCTGCCGGGGCGAACTCCCTGCTGCGGGCGCCGCCGGCCGAGAACAGAGCCACCTGCACGTCCTCGAAGCTGCCGGCTGTCAGTTCCTCGACCTCCAGTTCTCCGCCCTTGAAGGGCACCTTCTGCCCGGCGGAGCGCCCGGATGCGAACGCGCGGATCTCAGCCACCGGGAAATTCCTTTCCTCCAGCAGCTTGAGCATGACGCTCCCGACCGCGCCGGTCGCGCCCACAACCGCTATGTTGTACGAATCAGCCATAATTTCAGGGACACATTACTTAATTGCCAATTTCAGGGACACATTACTTAACTAGCAATTAAGTAATGTGTCCCTCTGGTTACTGGTCGAGATTGAACGCTTCGTGCAGCGCCCGCACTGCCTTTTCCACCTGGTTGCGCTCGATGACGCAGGACACCTTGATCGACGAGGTGCTGATCATCTCGATGTTGATGCCCGCGTCCGCGAGTGTCTTGAACATCTTGGCGGCGACGCCGGGATAGCTCTTCATGCCGGCGCCGATGATGGAGA
Above is a window of Actinomycetota bacterium DNA encoding:
- a CDS encoding HAD-IC family P-type ATPase translates to MPGLSAGEVKQRIDRGQINSAPEHPSRSIAAILRENTLTLFNAILGTLLVLILAFGSLRDALFGLVLFGNMLIGIVQELRAKITLDRLSVLSASKARVIRDGKLQEIDIDGVVLDDILELQRGDQVVADGELLESSWLEIDESLLTGESEPIRKGQGDSLLSGSFTVSGSGVYRATAVGNDSFARKLTSEARRFKLVHSELRTGINKILAGVTWIMIPAGLVLFWREAGLSSFSESVAGSVAAMVGMVPEGLVLLTSVAFAVAVVVLGKRKVLVQELPAVEGLARVDTACFDKTGTLTEPGLHFNSLELIEGGNQSGPESQAVIEKALAALAADPASQNSTSDAIAAAFPAHGNEESAVSSRVPFSSERKWSSATIGGRSWYLGAPEILSDRLAGAGGTSSFGGRVSELAQTGKRVLLLASNEGDAAEEQLPEGLKAAAMVVLEEKIRGDAAETIDYFRQEGVAVKIISGDNVETVAAVAARAEVDAMAGPVDGRNLPEAPDGLAKVMEEHSIFGRVTAQQKLSMVKALQAGGHVVAMSGDGVNDTLAIKEADIGIAVGTGAAAPTKAVAELILLDGHFAKLPGVVAEGRRVIANIERVAYLFVTKTCYATLLTVAIAILGWPYPFLPRHLTLVGAITIGIPAFFLALAPSKERYRPGFIGRVLHFTIPAGALLAAGTLAAYALSRSVGADLEQSRTAATITLTVMGLCVLAMLARPLTFWRYVLILAMIAGLVIAAATPLIRDFLAFEFPSAEVMAESMGIAAACVAILAAGMKLTGWHPGGRASPE
- a CDS encoding aspartate-semialdehyde dehydrogenase, whose amino-acid sequence is MADSYNIAVVGATGAVGSVMLKLLEERNFPVAEIRAFASGRSAGQKVPFKGGELEVEELTAGSFEDVQVALFSAGGARSREFAPAAVAAGAVVIDNSSAFRQEPNVPLIVPEVNPGDIKWHEGIIANPNCSTIQMVVALKPIFDAVGIERIIVTTFQSVSGTGNKAIEELFSQSEAVLESGEVEVNVYPHQIAFNVIPHIEHFHDNGYTNEEVKMVNETRKIFGDQDIRMTATCVRVPVFSAHSEAVNIQTIRPISVEEVRRLLLSAPGVILVDDPAENEYPMPLRAEGTDEVYVGRIRQDDSGEDSLNLWVVSDNLRKGAATNAVQIAELLAGSGLLD